One genomic window of Cannabis sativa cultivar Pink pepper isolate KNU-18-1 chromosome 2, ASM2916894v1, whole genome shotgun sequence includes the following:
- the LOC115718675 gene encoding LOB domain-containing protein 1, protein MECSTETNTTTTTSSSPPLAAASQYSSNSSSSSPDHQQHHQTLNPNPNPVATPVVLSPCAACKILRRRCADKCVLAPYFPPTEPAKFTIAHRVFGASNIIKFLQELPESQRADAVSSMVYEAGARIRDPVYGCAGAICQLQKQVGELQAQLAKAQAEVVNMQCQQANLVAILCMEMAQSQQGFNNNNNNNLLSPQQNSLIIDHGLMINNNNNTTTTPLMISNQNNNNSLSFLDDINLGSLWEPLWT, encoded by the exons ATGGAGTGTAGTACTGAGACAAACACTACTACTACAACATCTTCATCACCACCACTTGCTGCAGCCTCTCAATATTCTTCGAATTCATCTTCTTCGTCGCCTGATCATCAACAACATCACCagaccctaaaccctaaccctaatcCGGTAGCAACACCAGTGGTGCTTAGCCCCTGCGCCGCGTGCAAGATCTTGCGGCGAAGATGTGCTGATAAATGTGTTTTGGCTCCTTACTTTCCTCCAACTGAGCCTGCCAAGTTTACTATTGCTCATCGAGTGTTTGGAGCTAGTAACATTATCAAGTTCTTGCAG GAATTGCCAGAGTCTCAGAGAGCAGATGCAGTGAGCAGCATGGTATATGAGGCTGGCGCAAGAATCCGAGATCCAGTTTATGGTTGCGCCGGAGCCATTTGCCAGCTCCAAAAGCAAGTTGGAGAATTGCAAGCTCAATTGGCCAAAGCACAAGCAGAAGTGGTCAATATGCAATGCCAACAAGCCAATCTTGTGGCCATTCTTTGCATGGAAATGGCTCAATCCCAACAAGGctttaataataacaataataataacttaTTATCTCCTCAACAAAATAGTCTTATTATTGATCATGGTTTAatgatcaataataataataatactactaCTACTCCTCTCATGATTAGTAaccaaaacaataataatagccTAAGTTTTCTTGATGATATTAACCTAGGCTCCTTGTGGGAACCTCTTTggacataa
- the LOC115720511 gene encoding uncharacterized protein LOC115720511 yields MKLAISLYAIKMNQQYKVKRSSSKDYSLICVDSNCKWYFPASKHGKTDMFKVRKLNDTHTCSLEIIYEDHPQATSDIIADCIKRRIINPKRNYKPNDIVEDIAEDYSISISYHKAWRAKEKATFDVKGSPYDSYNEIPGFLYMIQKCNPGTITDLVQDDEGRFKYCFFALASSIKGWNHCTPIIVVDATFLKNAYGGTLIVANAQDADRHIFPLAFAIVDSENDASWQYFMDKLKQTYGEREEQCIISDRHESIAKSVKMIFPNLMHGVCCFHLFQNIKSRFRKGGDELRDAFYCAAKAYNLANFEGFMKEIDTIDNRIRPYLTNEVGLNKWTRVYSTNKRYSTMTSIISESVNSALKEVRELPIGTLLECLRCLVQRWSWTNKNRALATLTTLAKGPEMELKDKLDRSKKLQVETSNHAIYTVNELKSSYIVDIQKKTCTCQRFQYDEMPCSHAMAVISKRHFKCYNFCSYFYTKQAFLATYEETVFPIGDRDSWELPDHIRQIEVLPPKHKRPAGRPRKQRYKTAMEKATQNQCTQCLKRGHNRRTCKNEPLEPSAKRKRY; encoded by the exons ATGAAACTCGCCATAAGCCTTTATGCCATAAAAATGAATCAACAATACAAGGTAAAAAGGTCATCATCCAAGGACTACAGCCTAATATGTGTTGACAGTAACTGCAAATGGTACTTCCCAGCATCAAAACATGGCAAAACCGACATGTTTAAGGTCAGAAAACTCAATGACACTCATACATGCTCCCTAGAAATCATTTATGAAGACCATCCTCAGGCAACAAGTGACATAATTGCTGATTGCATCAAACGAAGGATCATAAACCCCAAAAGAAACTACAAACCAAATGACATTGTTGAAGACATAGCAGAAGATTATAGTATCTCCATCTCCTACCACAAAGCATGGAGAGCAAAAGAAAAAGCTACTTTCGACGTTAAAGGTAGCCCATATGATTCATACAATGAAATCCCTGGCTTCCTATACATGATTCAAAAATGCAACCCAG GAACAATAACAGATCTTGTACAAGATGATGAGGGGAGATTCAAATACTGTTTCTTTGCATTAGCATCTTCTATCAAAGGCTGGAATCACTGCACACCAATAATAGTTGTGGATGCAACTTTTTTGAAAAATGCATATGGAGGTACTCTTATAGTTGCTAATGCACAAGATGCTGACAGACATATATTTCCACTAGCTTTTGCAATAGTCGATTCAGAAAATGATGCGTCATGGCAATACTTCATGGATAAACTCAAACAAACATATGGGGAACGGGAAGAGCAATGCATAATTTCAGATAGACATGAAAGTATCGCCAAATCAGTGAAAATGATATTTCCCAACTTGATGCATGGGGTATGTTGCTTCCATCTATtccaaaatataaaatcaaGATTTAGAAAAGGAGGAGATGAGCTGAGAGATGCATTCTATTGTGCAGCAAAAGCATATAATCTTGCTAATTTTGAAGGATTCATGAAAGAAATAGACACCATAGACAACCGAATTCGTCCTTACTTGACAAATGAAGTTGGCCTCAATAAATGGACAAGGGTTTATAGCACAAACAAGCGTTACTCAACAATGACCTCAATTATATCAGAATCCGTGAATTCAGCCTTGAAAGAAGTAAGAGAGTTACCCATTGGCACACTACTAGAATGTCTACGCTGCTTGGTTCAAAGATGGAGTTGGACAAACAAAAATAGAGCTCTTGCTACACTCACAACACTAGCAAAAGGACCAGAAATGGAACTCAAAGACAAATTAGATCGCAGTAAAAAATTGCAG GTTGAAACATCAAACCATGCCATATATACAGTCAATGAGTTAAAAAGTTCGTACATAGTAGACATTCAAAAAAAGACATGCACATGTCAAAGATTCCAATATGACGAAATGCCATGTTCTCATGCAATGGCAGTAATATCAAAAAGACACTTCAAATGCTACAATTTCTGCTCTTATTTCTACACAAAACAAGCCTTCCTTGCAACATACGAAGAAACTGTGTTTCCAATAGGTGACCGAGACTCATGGGAGTTACCTGATCATATTAGACAAATTGAAGTACTGCCACCAAAGCACAAAAGACCAGCAGGAAGGCCAAGAAAACAACGGTATAAGACCGCAATGGAGAAAGCAACACAGAATCAATGCACACAATGCTTGAAAAGAGGACACAACCGAAGGACTTGCAAGAATGAGCCATTGGAACCATCCGCAAAGAGAAAAAGATACTAA